From the Helianthus annuus cultivar XRQ/B chromosome 17, HanXRQr2.0-SUNRISE, whole genome shotgun sequence genome, the window catgcaataatgatatgacatttTGCAATAtaggatgcacatgtatgtatgataacaAAATCAGAAAACATTCATGTCATAAATGTTAAATCGGCACAGTCATTAAAGCATTAATCATTGTCTAattattgtacggatacatgcaaaTTTAACAGTTGTCACATCAAGAGTCTTGATTTGCCTAACACATGTCGCGGATTTTAAACCCTTATTTAAAAAGGCATGTACTAAGATCTTTTAAGGATGCATATCTTAAAAAGTGGGTGTCTCATATTATGATCCTTTACTTAAAAGTTTTAGTTTCACTATAGGTTTTAGGGGTCTTCACGGTTCGATTTTAACCGCAAAATCCTAAAAACTGGTTATTGGTTTGGTTTACGGTCGGTTTTTCTTACTTTACCTTTTAGTCGGACggtttcaaaattttcaaatcgCAACGAATGGTTTTTTACGGTTTATACCAAAAACCGTCTGTATAAAACCGGACCGGACCGTAACATGTACCAGGAGGCCCACAATCTAAGTGGGTTTTGTTTGCTCAACTGAATTATAGTGGCCTCTGTTGTCTCGTCTAaccaaaccattttttttttaaaagtaacTATCATTCACAAGGCCAACCCCCAAAAAACATCGGCAAACAAACAACTTACATGAACTCGAAATTACACCAGTTATCCCACCTCAAATTCCTATCTTTCGACCGACTACTATACCATAAAAAATTGAGGGATTTTATATTCTGAACTATCTTTCCTTTAATCAGATGGTTCAACTTAATGTCCTCAACCTTTATCTTATCGACCATGCTGACTATGTTCTTCTAAACACCACAGTATGACCCGTTAACGGGAACCACCATCCAACATTTTGTGTGGTCATGTAAAGCTTGGATAACTGACCTCTATATACTATTTGCTTCGTTTCGGTACCGCCACACCCATTTAGAAATAAGCGCAATGTTCATCTCACGTAACTTGTTTAACCCAAGGCCACCAGATTTGATAGGAGAAGCCACAACCTTCCACGAGACCCAATGCATCTTCTTAACCGACTCTGAACCCCCCAATAAAAGTCTTCTAATAATAGCTTCTAACCCAATGTTCCTAAGTTCTTAGCTGCTTCTAAATTCCTTCGTTCTTTCCCTAGATCACCACATTCACTTATAGAGTTTcgttgtttattttatttcatgTTGTTTTCAAATTTTACGACTTGGATTGAATAATGAGATACGTATAATCAATCATAAACATGTAATTTGCTAACACAACAAACAAGCTTGTTCTATGCCTTTTTGATAACTTTTTCTTATTATATCTTTAATGCATTTTTTATATTCCTAATAACTAACCGTTAAATCAAACCAGAACCAAACCGTTAGTAACGGTTCGTTTGGTTCGGTTTTAATTGTCAATGCTTTGGTTTCGGTTTTCGATGATAAAAAACCGTTACTAAGGGTTTACCTCATGATTTGACTTGAAACCGTCAAAACCGGACCGTGAATACCCCTAGTTAACGTAAAGCGAAGAATAGGAAGATATATTGGATGCAAATATTTGATGGAATATGTTATTTTAAAGAGTAAATTGAGGTTTTGGTCCTTATGGTTTAGTTGTTCTTGCTATTTACATTTACATCATATAAATAAGTAACATGTTGGTGCATGGAGGTGTTGTACCCCATGCTTAGGGGGCTTTTCAAAAAAAAGTTGATATTACTTTTTTAATCCACAACTATTTGAATTTTTACTTTTTGtccaaaagttttcatcttttcaaTTTAACGTCACAAcattttactttcaactttggtcccctaCACTTTTCATATGTtggcaaatttttcgttttacgttttgttctaGTGTAGGACCGATTTGACGATctagtgagtcaatcagagtcaaaataccactgtttgggtggcggaaacaaacaaacagtgttgAATCAGAGAGAATTGAGTAGAAAACAGAAGAATATCACTTTTAACACTTGTTTCTCATTAACATTCACTTGAAAATCCGGCAGCAGTTCGGTTACAACTTCgtgattccgtgccaaatgagaaacaactacacatatatataccccactaattccgcttgaaatgacatgctgttatttcgagcggaatcactactaactgatttcgcttgaaatgacaacgtgtcatttcaagcggaatcacgtGACAAAACTCATAATTTTACATTTTGACCCCTGCACTATACATAATTGACATATTAGAGCCCTAGACCCTTTACAAGCATGACCtagactaagacgtaggctttagacatcgtgcactaacaaactcccccttggatacagccggagtcttcagtcttggtcttcggGACTTCAGCTCTTCACAGCGACTTAAAACTTTCTTCTATTTGCTTAGGCTTCCTCCTTAGCAAGTTTCTCAGCCTTTCGTTTTCTTTCTtcgctttcttttcttcttcagcttgCAACTTCATCCACTTTCCTCTGTTCTCTTCAAGTTTCTTTCTTTCTCGTTCagcttttttcttttctttctcttcaagCGACCACCATTTCgaattccatttactttcagaATTTATGCCTTTTTGAAAGCAAATAGTTACAACTCTTTGAAATTGCATGGCTTGCTCTCTATCTTCAGCCTGGAAGTGGATTTTGTTGATAAACAAAACTTCAATATCTTTTGCTGAGCAGTTTACCAACCACATCGGGTCATAAACAAAAATCTCTCGGATTTCATTTCCTGCTCTGTAAGTGATCACTGCCTCTGTCGAGATACAACTGTACACCCAGCTCATAAAGCCTTTGTAGAACTCCTGTTCCATATTTGGACTGGAATGTTCTTCATCGCTTTCGGCTTTTTCACATTCAAGATAATCTCTTCATTTCCTGTTTCAGGATTAACTCTTCTAACTCTCTTTGGATAATGAGGCTTGCAATGCTTGAAGTTTTTCCGAGCTTCAAACTTTATCAGACCCCACATTGCTATATCATTCTTCCTCACAGGATATCCCAATGTTCTTACTTTCGATAACtcatccacatcccaccatggAAGGGACATAACATCATGTAAACGTTCAAAGTATTAAACACCACATTCTCTTCTGATCGCATATGCATTAACTTGAGGTAGAAAACCCCAGTTAATGATATCTCCCAAAGAAATACTTCTATCTCTTTGATAAAACTTTAAAGGACACTTGAATTTACGTTCATTGCTTTCCTTGAACCACTTTTTGCGTTCTtcttttagaggatcttttgtggTACCATCGAAGTTTTTATCTTTAATAATCTCAGCAACTTTCCTTCTAAGTTCATCCTGATTCTCTTCACTAAAGaactccatcagagttggaaattcAGAAGTATCTTCATTCAGAATGTCTTCATCAGTACAGTCTTCAACCTCAACCCTGTCATAAACATCTGCGTCTTCCACATACTTGTATTCATATTCAGGTTGATGGTTCATGTCGAACGCATTCAGTTCTTCCTTGAAATCAAACTTAAACTCATTTTCATTCACATTGAACATTTTCAGGACTTCATCCAATGTGTAAGTGTGCCTGATCTCTCCCTCTTCAACATCAGGCTCAATTCAGAGAATTAGCTTTTCAGATTCATCCACATTCTGATCTCCTACATGCTCCCCCTTTCCATCAGCTTCCCTTGATACTTCATTCGCACCATCATTCATGTAATCATCAACATTCTTTTCGTTTGACGCTTCAGTAGTAGTAACACCTGCACCAccctgatcatcatcatcatcattgttaTCATCATCACTATGACTACTTGCTGAGAAAACGTCATCTGGATCATCAATTTTCTCTTCATCGGCATCTTCTTCactatcatcttcatcatcacccTCAGCAGTGATTACGTCATCAAGTAAGACGTCTTCATCAAATACAGCTGATACAGCCGAGATAGGAACTGGATTTTCAACAACTAATGATGGAACAATTGATCTTTCAGATACTTCAATACTGCCTTCAGCACTTTTGCCTTTATCTCTCATCTGAGCTTCTGTCTCTGCTTGACGTTTAGCCCTTACTTCCTCTACTTCAATCTCCTCAAACATTTGCTCTATCGACTTTCCGAGCATATTCTCtatcactttgttcatcatatagAATTCATGTTCTTTCAACGCCTTTGCAGCTTCAAGTTCTTTGTTTTTCAATTCAAAATACTTGTTCTGCTCATCTCTGCGTGTCTTTTCTTCTTCTAATTGGTGATGGAACATATGCATCATCAATTTTCTCTTCATCGTCATCTTCTTCactatcatcttcatcatcacccTCAGCAGTGATTACGTCATCAAGTAAGACGTCTTCATCAAATACAGCTGATACAGCCGAGATAGGAACTGGATTTTCAACAACTAATGATGGAACAATTGATCTTTCAGATGCTGCAATACTGCCTTCAGCACTTTTGCCTTTATCTCTCATCTGAGCTTCTGTCTCTGCTTGACGTTTAGCCCTTACTTCCTCTACTTCAATCTCCTCAAACCTTTGCTCTATCGACTTTCCGAGCATATTCTCtatcactttgttcatcatatagAATTCATGTTCTTTCAACGCCTTTGCAGCTTCAAGTTCTTTGTTTTTCAATTCAAAATACTTGTTCTGCTCATCTCTGCGTGTCTTTTCTTCTTCTAATTGGTGATGGAACATATGCATCATCAATTTTCTCTTCATCGTCATCTTCTTCactatcatcttcatcatcacccTCAGCAGTGATTACGTCATCAAGTAAGACGTCTTCATCAAATACAGCTGATACAGCCGAGATAGGAACTGGATTTTCAACAACTAATGATGGAACAATTGATCTTTCAGATACTGCAATACTACCTTCAGCACTTTTGCCTTTATCTCTCATCTGAGCTTCTGTCTCTGCTTGACGTTTAGCCCTTACTTCCTCTACTTCAATCTCCTCAAACCTTTGCTCTATCGACTTTCCGAGCATATTCTCtatcactttgttcatcatatagAATTCATGTTCTTTCAACGCCTTTGCAGCTTCAAGTTCTTTGTTTTTCAATTCAAAATACTTGTTCTGCTCATCTCTGCGTGTCTTTTCTTCTTCTAATTCTGCCACCCTCACTTTCAAAATATCAATTTCGGTCTGATCTGCATCTATTTTCTTCAACAATGACTTGTTTTCAGACTCTAATTTCTTTACACGCATTTCAAGGATATTTTCACGATCAGCCAATCTTTTGTTTTCAGCTACAACAATATCAACTTTACTCTCCACATTCttgacttgtgcattgcttgcccaATTAAAATCTCCAATCTCATCAAGACCAATGTTCAAGTTCTGAGGAATGTTTGGAAAACCTTTGTACCCCGAAGAACCAGGTATTGTTTGAACAGGTGGTTATGTAATTGGTGGTGGTGTTTGGAATATTTGTTGAGATGTAAGTAAAGTTTGTTGTTTTGGTGGTGTAACGGAATGAATTTGTTGTGGTGGTGATTGAGGCGGTGGTGAGAGATGTAATGGTGATGGTTGCCTCGGTGGTGATTGGTGAAGTGGTGAATGTATTGGTGATTGATGTGGTGTAGgttcaggtggtggtgatggtggtttactTGGTTTTTGGGTAGGTTTCTTCTTCAGAATGATCTTCGTTGGCTTTTTGAT encodes:
- the LOC110924488 gene encoding trigger factor-like, which codes for MNKVIENMLGKSIEQMFEEIEVEEVRAKRQAETEAQMRDKGKSAEGSIEVSERSIVPSLVVENPVPISAVSAVFDEDVLLDDVITAEGDDEDDSEEDADEEKIDDPDDVFSASSHSDDDNNDDDDDQGGAGVTTTEASNEKNVDDYMNDGANEVSREADGKGEHVGDQNVDESEKLIL